ATTGACCCGCCCCGCCACTTTGAGCGTGTCTTGCAAATTACGCAAGAGCGAGGTTGGCGCATCACCCACATCTTTGACACCCACGCCCATGCTGATCACATAAGTGGCGGTCCACAACTGAGCAAAATCACGGGTGCGCCTTACTACCTTCACCCCTACGATGCAATCCATCCGATTGATGTCCTACCAGCAACTATTGAATTTGAGTGGCTGCGAGACGGGATGACTTTCCGCTTGGGCGAAGCGACGCTGAAGGTGCTGCACATTCCCGGGCACACATTGGGCAATATCGCTTACTTGCTGGAAGGCAAACGCCGATACCTGTTCACAGGTGACAGCATCTTCATCGTCAGCATTGCCCGTCCCGACTTGGGTGGTCGGGGTGAAACTTGGTCGCCGATGTGGTATGACACGCTGACACAAAAATTGCTGGCCTTGCCCGACGATGTGCTGGTGCTGCCAGGTCACTTTAGCAAGCACAGCGAAGCGCGCGACGACGGTGTGTTTGCAGCAACTCTCGGTCAACTCAAGGAAACCAACGACGATTTGCGCAGAACGATGAACAGCAGCGAGGAAGAGTTCGTAGCCTGGATTTTGTCAAGCCTGCCTGAATTCCCACCTCAATATGTTGACATCAAACGGGTGAACGCAGGGCTCTTGCAACCCGATGAAGAGAAAGCCAACGAGTTGGAGTTGGGCAAGAACATTTGCGCCTTGGCGACGGCATACAAGTGAGCCTGCCCAGCCCCCGCACCTCCCGATGCACCGGCGTGCGGGGGCGCCTACCCGAGGGCGCCCCCGCCGTTTTCCTTTCAAGGAGCCTGTCGCCCCCGCGTTTCCTTGCAACGGGCGCTGCCATTCGCGCCCCAAAAACACACGAGTGAGGTGATGCAAGGTGGCAGCCGCACTTGCATCAAAGCGCAACCCTATCGCTTACGCCCTGTTCGGCGTAGACCAATGGCGGGAAGTGGTGAGTTTACTGCCCGGCACTTTGCTGGCGGTGGCGATTATGGCAATTGCTATTCCGTTGGCGGAGTTGGTGGGACAGTCAGTTTTGCGCTTGCAAGGTATTGACCCGACAGGCAAAGCCAGCCCCATTTCTGGGGTGCTGATGGCGATCGTGATAGGCATGGTGATTGCAACCTTTGTGAGGTTGCCCGATTGGGTCAAACCGGGCATCCAGTTCAGCATGACCAAACTGTTGAGGTTGGGCATCATCTTTGTCGGCATCAAATTGAGCGTGATGGATGTCTTGAAGTTGGGGGCGTGGGGCGTTCCTGTCGTGGCAACTGCGATCGCTGCTGGCATGCTATTTGTCCGCTGGTTCAACAATCGGTTAGGGCTTTCAGACCGATTGGGCACTCTGTTGGCAGCAGGAACAAGCATTTGTGGCGTCACCGCTATCGTGTCCACCGCTCCTGCCATTAAGGCGGACGAGAAAGAAGTCGCTTACGCTGTCGCCAATGTGACCCTTTTCGGGCTGTTGGGTATGTTCCTCTACCCGTATTTGGCGCACGCCTTGCTGAAAACTTCCGAGCAAATCGGTTTGTTCTTGGGCACTGCCATCCACGAGACCTCGCAAGTCGTCGGTGCCGCTTTGACCTACAAAGAGGTTTTCAACGACGAGGTGGTGTTGAAGGCAGCGACGGTAACGAAACTGACCCGCAATCTGTTCCTGGCAGTCGTTGTGCCACTGCTCTCCTTCCTTTACCTGCGGCAAGGTTCTGGGGGCGAGGTGAAAGTTGAGGTAACGAAACTGTTGCCGGCGTTCGTGTCGGGCTTTATCGGGATGGCGGTAGTGCGTTCTATCGGCGATGCGACCTTGCAAAGTGGAGCGGCGTTTGGAATTTGGACAGCCTCAGCGTGGGAGGGATTGACGAAAAGCATCGGGGAATTCTGGGGTTCACGAATCTTGTTGGGCACGGCGATGGCAGCCGTCGGATTGAACACGCACCCGTCTGTTTTCAAAGGCGTCGGAGCAAAACCTTTCCTCGTCGGCTTCATCGGGGCATTGGTGGTCGGTCTCGTCGGCTTTGGAATGGCAGCGACCATCGGGCAGTTCGTGCGGTTGTGAGTGAGCCGACAGCGTCGGCAGTGCGGTAAGGATGTGAGAGCCGTGCAGTTAGGATCGGAGGGCTGCTCTCCTGAGCAGCCAAAAAAGACACAATGTCGTCATCAGATGACTACTCCCCTGAGCAGCCGAAAGAAAAAATCAGCGTAAAAACACATCGGCGCTTCAGAGAAGCGCCCTCCGAGGAATTACCGAAAGGAAAATTCAACAAATCCAAGGTGTGGGTTTACAACTTGATGCTTGGCTTAATGGCGGGGGGTGAGAGGTTGATGGGTTAGGAGTTTGGGTGGTAATGGTTGACAAGAGACAAAATTCGTTACAGTGTTGCGGGGCTAAAGGTCCAAACCAGACTTGCTCAACAAAGCACAATGCTGCGAACAGAAGAGCGGTTGTTGAACCTCGCCAAAGTTCTAAAAATTTTGCAAGGAGGGTGAGTTGCCTTGAAAATTTGGGCAATCACGATAGCGTTGGCAATCGTTACAATGGCTGTAGGTAACTGGCAACCCGATCCACCGGAGCCGCCCAAGTTTGCCTCAGATGCGGAACGACATGCGTGGGTCTTGAACACATTGCTGCCTTGGATGGAGCAGTTTCGCGAGCGCTACCACAATGTGCCCCGAAGCGACGGGGAGTTTTTGCGCTGGTTGGTCGTGGCAACTAAGCGGAAAAAGGCGCTGGAAATCGGAACCGCTAACGGTTACTCCGCCATCTGGTTGGGGTTGGGCTTGGAAGTGGCAGGTGGGCGCTTGACAACTGTTGAAATCCAGCCTGAACTGGTGCGCGAAGCACAAGCCAATCTCAAACGGGCAGGGCTGTTGGGCAAGGTCGTGACGGTTGTTGAAGGCGATGCCTTGAAAGTTGTCCCAAACCTCAAAGACAAATTTGATTTCGCTTTCGTTGACATCGGACCGAAACCTTTGCCCTTCGTGGAAGCCGTTTTACCCAAATTGACCGACGATGCCATCATCGCCGTTCACCGCCCGCCTTTCAAGGGAGCGTTGCAAGACTACTTGGACGCGATGAGCCGGCGCCCTGAATGGTTGACAACGGTCGTGCAAACGGGCGCCCCGACCGCCATCGTGCTGAGCGTTCGTCAACCCCGTAGGCGTTGAAGCGATTGCGTGTAACTTGGGACTTGCTTTGACGCTCTTTCGTGTTGAGCGAAGTCCAAACCGTCTCACGGAGGTGAGCGCCGATGGCACTGCCCTTTGACAAGGAACTGGATGTGCGGGGCGCCAAATGTCCCGTGCCTGTCGTCAAAGCGAGGCAAGCCGTTAACGAGTTGCAGGTCGGGCAAGTTTTGCGCGTTTTAGCGACCGACCCCGG
Above is a window of bacterium HR17 DNA encoding:
- a CDS encoding Putative O-methyltransferase gives rise to the protein MKIWAITIALAIVTMAVGNWQPDPPEPPKFASDAERHAWVLNTLLPWMEQFRERYHNVPRSDGEFLRWLVVATKRKKALEIGTANGYSAIWLGLGLEVAGGRLTTVEIQPELVREAQANLKRAGLLGKVVTVVEGDALKVVPNLKDKFDFAFVDIGPKPLPFVEAVLPKLTDDAIIAVHRPPFKGALQDYLDAMSRRPEWLTTVVQTGAPTAIVLSVRQPRRR
- the gloC_2 gene encoding Hydroxyacylglutathione hydrolase GloC, with amino-acid sequence MIIADKMTITPAELKRMLDAGDDFVLLDVRNDDEFARWRIEGRTTPPTVHIPYFAALEDPDGFIATVEQQIPKDKLVVAVCAKGDSSAWVANEFLRPKGYRIVNLEGGMVAWGSYYDAHDVPESADDVVRVVQLERTARGCLHYIVNYDGDKAIVIDPPRHFERVLQITQERGWRITHIFDTHAHADHISGGPQLSKITGAPYYLHPYDAIHPIDVLPATIEFEWLRDGMTFRLGEATLKVLHIPGHTLGNIAYLLEGKRRYLFTGDSIFIVSIARPDLGGRGETWSPMWYDTLTQKLLALPDDVLVLPGHFSKHSEARDDGVFAATLGQLKETNDDLRRTMNSSEEEFVAWILSSLPEFPPQYVDIKRVNAGLLQPDEEKANELELGKNICALATAYK
- the tusA_3 gene encoding Sulfurtransferase TusA, encoding MALPFDKELDVRGAKCPVPVVKARQAVNELQVGQVLRVLATDPGSVNDFKGWAQVAKNIELVAQETETMDGQTVYVHYVKRTA